DNA from Rhipicephalus microplus isolate Deutch F79 chromosome 5, USDA_Rmic, whole genome shotgun sequence:
ATATTCTCTTCTAGGGGGCTTTAGAACACCTCATCTACATTATTTATGAATGCAAAATCAGGAAAATGTGTTTTCACTGACGCTGTTAGCTAATCTCGTCGTTACGTGATGTGGAAATACTGTACCAGAGGATTGACTCCAAGTCCGGAAATGATGCATTGGGCATACAAAGAACAGATGTGAGCCGATATGAACAGAAGGAGTAAAAACATTAGAGTCATCTCGCTACGTAAATTGAATAGCCCCTGAAGCTCTTTAACACGTGGTACATTGATGGCACGGAACATTGAACCAGAACCAGTCACCCACACTGTAGCTAAATTGTAAACCTTTGTCCAAATAATCTGTTTTAAATTTCTCGTACGCAgcaataagttcttttttttcatttaagcaGCCTGCGCTTTTTCTTGGCCTTCTCCTATTTACAATAAGACACTTCAAGCACGATGTTTGTCCATGTTTGCCCCCCATGCGCTTCCTTCTTCGTAATTTGTAGATTACTGTCCTATATAATGGGGTTTTCCAATATGTGCGGGACGTACCTGCGCTAAGgctttttgcaaacaaacaaaGCTGGCAAAAATTTTCTAGACATAGTCACTTTCACTGTTAAAATTCATATTGTTCAATGGGTGGTATTCAGTTGTCTCTCATATCAGATGGTAGAATTCATGATAAAATGATGTTAGTGCACATAGATGATTAGCAAGGAATGTATCAGACACAAAAAACACCACTTCTTCCCACTTTCGTTCTTGTGTGCCCATCGAAATTATTCCATTCTGTATTCTTAGAAACTAGCCAATTTTACATAAGTATTAAAAGGTAGTATCTCGATTTGCGACGAAGTGACTGGACTCTAATGTCTCAAGATGTCGAACAGATGTTTAGAAATGGTAGTGTTGGCAGAATGCAAGTGATGGCAACTTTTCAGTGAACTTTCTTCATGCAACTTTGGTAGTGAATATGGGTGATGAAGCCCTTAGAGAGCCTTTCACTACCACTTTTGCTAATGCGCGTGCACCGCACTTGTAACATGTTACTTTTCAGTTGCGAAATTTTCTACTATCTTGTTAGCTGGGTAGAACTGTTCTTCAGTTAAGCCAAACTCATCAATCTCACATCTGAGTTCAGACACGCGGTGCGTGTATGAACTCATATGTGAGATTCAGGAGTCAGGAGACACGCACCGCCTGTCTGAACTCAGAATGAACTCGAACTTCACAGTGCTACCTTAAGATGACAGATGCGCTGAGTACAGAATAACAGAGGAGTGCGGCTATTCTACACACTGATCAGTGAAGTGGTTGGTGTAGccaaggtgtgtgtgtgtgtgtgtgtgtgtttgggggggTAGGAGTGTTTAAGTGCCAACCGGCAAGCTTTAATTGTTTGATGCGTATGCGTGCAGGCACTAATACAAATATTCGCAAACATTCATGAAGTGTGGCtcaacaagccccccccccccctcaccccagACTAAAGTTTCCGCCTACGGCCCTCTTCTCAGGGGTTGTTGTCATATGGTATGATGCTGGGTTCAGTGTTAATTGTATGACTGCGGAGACGATCATGTGATCAAAACTGCTAAAATGTTGTGCTCTCCGAACATAAGATTGCATAGAGGGAGATAGACGAATTACAGCAAACAAAGATAAGTATATCTGCTTCTCAAGGAGTGCTATATTGTTTCAGGTTTTATATCAGATGAAGTAGGGACATTCAAGACCCTGATTGCATCGTATTTTTTTACACTCAATTTTCCTTCAAAAAGAAGGAGGGGCTTTTATAAAATCTTTCGAGAAATGTTGAGTAAGATTATCATTTTTATATTCACGTTCAGCTTGACCTGGCTGTTATAATTTGAACTACAGATGAAATATTTAGGCCTGCGTCAAATGGCCTAACTCTTGCAGTAGCAACAAAAATATCTAGATATGCATGAAATATCCTCTAGTTGCTCTTAAGTTCGTGTAACACCCTTGTTTGATATATCTAGTTATAAGAAGGTACCCTATTTTGTGAGTTGTGAATGCAGACAATAGTCATTGTGCAAAATCTCAATGTTTTCAATTTCAACTCACGAAAATTCAACAACGATGCTGTTGCTGCCCTACCTGATAGACCACGCTCTCCCCACGTCATGCACTTCGTGTAAGTCACAGTTTGTCGACCTATTACAtacttgtcttttttctttaaagAGTTCAAGGTTCGGCTCGAATAGCACAAGGGATAAAAGAGCAACGATAGCTACAATATACGAAGTCAATTTATTTTAAATCAACGCTTGCATCCATAGCGATAATGTATGCTCACTCTTTTCAGTTACGTCTAAGTCACTGAGTTTTAAAACAGctataaaagaaaaaagtgcgTAAAGAGACGATTATTGCCTGAAAACCGCTGTTGCGAAGCAGCAAGATATAGTGAAATGGTAGAGTAaaactttctttatttcttcggTGGTGTAAGAAAAAAGCCAGTAATGTGCgcactgaaaacaaaaagaagtacGCCAGGCAACAACTGGTGACAAAAAAAGTAGCCAGCTTAGCAACCACCGGGGGCATATATAGTACGACCAGCAGCATCTTTAGCTCACAACTATCGGCCGCTAACTGCTCAGGAAGGGGCTGAAGAAGCTTTCCACTATGCGGGGGATTGTCCTGGCCATCATTATCGGCCTCCTTGGCACCGGTGAGTGCTTATGTTCGAAAGAGCTTTTAAATTTTAAACTTTAGTGATTTTCATATCGCCGTTCCAAGAACCTTTGTAGCAGAGAGCTCAGTTACCTATCGAACACGCATCATTACGAATAATAGAATCTTCAGCATAATTGCACCAATCTGATTATAAACAATGTTTTGTAGATAATAGAGTATAAAACTGCAAGCTGAAGCCCCATCGTGATAACAGGGTAGCCTAAGCATCGTTGGTTGTTTACCTAATATATATAACTGCAGCTCTATACAAATGCCATGCAGACACGAAGAAATGGTTTATAGAAAACTATGTAGTAATTGACTGAGTGTAACAGTACTGAATTGAAGTGTCTTTCCTTGATTGTGTGTAGGCTTCCGTGAGTACTTTGTCGATGCGCATAACAACAAAATGCGATGACAATTTAATGCAGGAATGATACTCTTTGATAACGACACCCATAAGtaatttctttctatttacagCTGTTTCATCCAGAGCTGCACCATTAGGGCAATATCAAGAGCATATCAGTCTCGCATTGGAACCGACCAGTGCCTCTGGGGTGACTGCACACAATATTGCGAGTGGTCCAGGTGGAGTAGTGAGCGGCATCGCCAGCGCTACATCAAGTTCTGTTCCTAGCGCGGTTGGAAGTACCGCCAGCATCGGTGTTATAGGAACACCTTGGGGAACTACTGCCTTCCCGTATAGTTCTTTGGCAGGCTACCCGAATTTCGGGGCCTTCTCAAACCTATACGGCGGCTACTACGGGGCCCACCCGGGTTACGGCGGTGACCTGTCTCACGCTTACGGACTTTCTGGATTTTATAGCCCATGGAGATACTTGTACGGCAGTGCCTACGGATCTCTAGGTTACCCTGGTGCCCTAGGAGGACTTCTGGGAGATTATGGCGTTCGCCATGGGAGCATAGGACCTCACACAATTCTTTCGGGTCTATATGGAAGGGCCCTAGGTCTTTCAGGCCTAGATGGAACATACGCAGGATTTCTGAGAAGCCATCCTAGGTTGTCCGCTCTTGCCAGCTTGTATGGTGTGTACCCAGGTTATTTGAGCAGCTTTAGCACACTTTCTGGATCTCTAGGAACACATGGTGTTTACTCAGGACTTCACGGCCTCTATGGAAGTTCACTAGCTCTTTCAGGTCTGTATGGTAGTTATCCAGGGCTAGGACACTTGCCAGGGCTTCTGGGTGGATACTCCGGTTTGTCAAGGCTTTCTGGTCCTTACACTGGTTACCCCGGATACTTGGGACGCCTTAGTGCTCTTTCTGAATCACTCGGAACACATGGTGTTTACTCAGGACTTCACGGCCTCTATGGAAGTTCACTAGCTCTTTCAAGTCTGTATGGTAGTTATCCAGGGCTAGGACACTTGCCAGGGCTTTTGAATGGATACTCTGGTTTGTCAAGGTTTTCTTATCCTTACACTGGTTACCCGGGATACTTGGGACGCCTTAGTGATCTTTCTGAATCACTCGGAACACTTGGTGGTTACTCGGGACTTTCCGGCCTCTATGGAGCCTCAGTCGCTCTTTCAGGTCTATATGACAGCTATCCAGGGCTTTTGCGAAGATACTCAGCTTTGACAGGTTTTTCTGCTATCAACAATAGATATCCTGGCAACTTGGGAAGCCTTGCTGGACTTTCCGGACCACTGGGACCATTTAGACGTTACCCAGGACTTGATGATTTGTACGGCAGCTCACTAGCTCTCTCAGGTCTCTACGGAAGCTACCCTGGAGTCAGACACCTGTCCGGATTTTCGGGAGGATACTCCGGCTTGACAGGGCTTTCTGGTTTGTATGGCGGACACATAAGTTACCTTGGCGGTGTTAATAGTGCAAGTCCACTAGGACTACTTCGAGGCTATCCAGGACTCTCAGGCCTCTATGGAAGCTCACTTGATCTTTCAGACCTCTATGACAACCATGGTTATTATCCTGGACTTGGAGGCTTGTCAGGAATTATAGGTAGATACCCTGGTTTCACAGGTCTTTCTGGTCTCTACAGCAGTTACCCCGAGTACTTGGGACGCCTTAGTGCTCTTTCCAGGTCACTGGGACCGTTTAGTGGTTATTCGGGACTTTCCGGTCTCTATGGAAGCTCACTCGCTCTTTCAGGTCTATACGGCAGTTACCCAGGGCTTTTGGGAGGATACTTCGCGTCGACAGGTGTTTCTGCTTTAAACAGTGGATACCCTGCTTACTCGGGAAGCCTTGCTAATCTTTATGGACCACTAGGGCTACTTGCGCGTTACCCAGAGCTTGGAGGTTTGTACGGCAGCTCACTAGCTCTCTCAAACTTCTACGGAAACTACCCTAGAGTGGGACACCTGCCTGGAGTTCCGGGAAGATACTCTGGTTTGACAGGATTTTCTGGTTGGTATGACGGACACCGAAGTTACCTTGGAGGTGTTAATCTTGCAGGCCCACTAGGCGTATTTGGAGGTTATTCCCCCCTTCTAGGCCTCTATAACAGCCATAGTTATTACCCTGGTCTTGGACACTTGTCAGGACTGTTGGGAGGATACCCTAGTCTGGCAGGGCTTTCTGGTCCCTACAGTGGTTATCCCACTTACTTGGGACGCCTTAGTGCTCTTTCAGCATCACTGCGCACACTTGATGGTTATTCAGGACTTTCTGGTCTCTATGGAAGCTCACTCGCTCTTTCAGGTCTATACGGCAGTTACCCGGGGCTTTTGAGAAAATACTCAGCTTTGACCGGTTCTTCTGTTTTGAACAGTGTGTATCCTGGCTACTTCGGAGGTCTTGCTGGACATTATGGACCACTAGGGCTACTTGGACATTACCCAGATCTTCAAGCTTTGTACGGCAGCTCACTAGCTCCATCAAGATGGCACGGAAGTTACCCGAGGGTTGCACACTTGTCCGGATTTCTGGGAGGGTACTCTGACTTTACGGGACCTTTTGGTTCCTACGGTGGGCACCGAAGTTACCTTGGAGGTGTTAATATTGCAGGCCCTCTAGGACTACTTGGAAGTTATTCAAGTCTTTCAGGCCTGTATGGCAACCCCGGTTTTTACCCTAGACATGGACACTTGTCAGGACTTTTGGCAGGATACGCTTCTTCAACAGGTCTCCCAGGTTTGTACAGTAGACACCCAGGTTACTTGGGAGGCTTTGGTGGTACTTTTGGACCACTAGGACTATTTGGAGCTTACCCGGGACTTTCTAGCCTTTACGGAAGTCCACATGCCCTTTCAGGTCTGTTTGGAAGCTATCCTAGTCTCGCAAGTTTGTCAGGATTGTACGGAAGCTTTCCAGGCCTGGGAGCTTTATCGGGTCTCCTGAATGGCTACTCTGACTGGCCTTATCTTTCTGTCCATAGTGGCCTGAATGACTTATGGGGATATCCATTGGGCGGTCGTGCTGGCATATACGGCTATGGAAGTTCACTTCATCCATTCGGATACTCCAGCCTTTACGGGCTCGGAGTCGGTCCATATGGAAG
Protein-coding regions in this window:
- the LOC119174348 gene encoding uncharacterized protein LOC119174348, whose amino-acid sequence is MRGIVLAIIIGLLGTAVSSRAAPLGQYQEHISLALEPTSASGVTAHNIASGPGGVVSGIASATSSSVPSAVGSTASIGVIGTPWGTTAFPYSSLAGYPNFGAFSNLYGGYYGAHPGYGGDLSHAYGLSGFYSPWRYLYGSAYGSLGYPGALGGLLGDYGVRHGSIGPHTILSGLYGRALGLSGLDGTYAGFLRSHPRLSALASLYGVYPGYLSSFSTLSGSLGTHGVYSGLHGLYGSSLALSGLYGSYPGLGHLPGLLGGYSGLSRLSGPYTGYPGYLGRLSALSESLGTHGVYSGLHGLYGSSLALSSLYGSYPGLGHLPGLLNGYSGLSRFSYPYTGYPGYLGRLSDLSESLGTLGGYSGLSGLYGASVALSGLYDSYPGLLRRYSALTGFSAINNRYPGNLGSLAGLSGPLGPFRRYPGLDDLYGSSLALSGLYGSYPGVRHLSGFSGGYSGLTGLSGLYGGHISYLGGVNSASPLGLLRGYPGLSGLYGSSLDLSDLYDNHGYYPGLGGLSGIIGRYPGFTGLSGLYSSYPEYLGRLSALSRSLGPFSGYSGLSGLYGSSLALSGLYGSYPGLLGGYFASTGVSALNSGYPAYSGSLANLYGPLGLLARYPELGGLYGSSLALSNFYGNYPRVGHLPGVPGRYSGLTGFSGWYDGHRSYLGGVNLAGPLGVFGGYSPLLGLYNSHSYYPGLGHLSGLLGGYPSLAGLSGPYSGYPTYLGRLSALSASLRTLDGYSGLSGLYGSSLALSGLYGSYPGLLRKYSALTGSSVLNSVYPGYFGGLAGHYGPLGLLGHYPDLQALYGSSLAPSRWHGSYPRVAHLSGFLGGYSDFTGPFGSYGGHRSYLGGVNIAGPLGLLGSYSSLSGLYGNPGFYPRHGHLSGLLAGYASSTGLPGLYSRHPGYLGGFGGTFGPLGLFGAYPGLSSLYGSPHALSGLFGSYPSLASLSGLYGSFPGLGALSGLLNGYSDWPYLSVHSGLNDLWGYPLGGRAGIYGYGSSLHPFGYSSLYGLGVGPYGSYGTYATTLGHSGVGTLGVNGYGPFSSSFGFPLSYNNGLGLYGPFSYGRPFGNYFSPYGTSGSSLISSIHHSPLGTTMVSSGVSSAEGPSHSQLPEIVTPSTRLVTPAGLPELPVNMAATAKGVKTIV